A stretch of the Pseudomonas sp. ACM7 genome encodes the following:
- a CDS encoding protein-disulfide reductase DsbD: protein MRRLLCLLFLVLALPATAAGLLDSRPSSTLGSINNSADFLPVREAFQLSLVDSTPQSIKLRFVATEGYYLYRHRFQFRAEPADVGLGAAQLPKGEQKHDEYFGDVEVYHGILEVELPRTDQRAFTLVVTYQGCADKGLCYPPETERLSIDGSAGTTPAWSWRELALFFLAGIGLTFTPCVLPMLPILSGVVLRGQVGGLRGFNLSLAYVLPMAACFALLGALMGMFGAQLNLQARLQSAWVLVPFAMFFALFALAMFGVFELKLPHAISSRLDRIAGRTEGGSLWGAAVLGVVSSLLVSPCVSAPLAGALLYISASGDALGGGLKLFMLGLGMGAPLLLVATGGAAWLPRSGPWLIYVKNAIGVLLLGLAIGLLSRVLPGQITLLLIGLLAGGVGLFMGALEFVYKPPRKRLGQLLGMFLLFYALACWYGAFSGQTDPLNPIGQPRTVAGNEQPQNTSAWQTVSTPADLDRVLAEAKSSGTPLLLDWYADWCISCKVIEHKVLNDATVVERLKGYRLIRFDITASNAEQRALLDRYKLFGPPALMFFGKDGVEHADVRVIGEINATDFAERVAKANDRI, encoded by the coding sequence ATGCGCCGTTTGCTCTGCCTGTTGTTTTTAGTGCTCGCCCTGCCGGCCACCGCCGCCGGCTTGCTGGACAGTCGACCCAGTTCGACGCTGGGCTCGATCAACAACAGCGCCGACTTCCTGCCGGTGCGCGAAGCCTTTCAGCTGAGTCTGGTAGACAGCACACCGCAATCGATCAAGCTGCGTTTCGTCGCCACCGAGGGCTATTACCTCTATCGGCACCGCTTTCAGTTTCGCGCCGAACCCGCCGATGTTGGCCTCGGTGCAGCGCAACTGCCCAAGGGTGAACAGAAGCACGATGAGTACTTCGGCGATGTCGAGGTCTACCACGGCATTCTCGAAGTCGAACTGCCGCGCACCGATCAACGCGCCTTCACCCTGGTGGTTACGTATCAGGGTTGCGCCGACAAAGGCTTGTGCTATCCACCCGAGACCGAGCGCCTGAGTATTGATGGCAGCGCAGGCACGACTCCGGCCTGGAGCTGGCGCGAATTGGCGCTGTTCTTCCTCGCAGGCATAGGCCTGACGTTCACCCCGTGTGTGCTGCCGATGCTGCCGATCCTGTCCGGCGTGGTGTTGCGCGGTCAGGTGGGTGGTTTGCGCGGCTTCAATTTGTCGCTGGCCTACGTGCTGCCAATGGCCGCCTGCTTCGCCCTGCTCGGCGCGCTGATGGGGATGTTCGGCGCACAACTCAATCTTCAGGCGCGGCTGCAATCGGCGTGGGTGCTGGTGCCGTTCGCGATGTTTTTTGCACTGTTTGCCTTGGCGATGTTTGGCGTCTTCGAACTCAAGCTGCCTCACGCTATCAGCAGTCGGCTGGATCGGATCGCCGGTCGCACCGAGGGTGGTTCGTTGTGGGGCGCCGCCGTGCTGGGCGTGGTTTCCAGCCTGTTGGTGTCGCCCTGCGTCTCGGCGCCGCTGGCCGGCGCGCTGCTGTACATCAGCGCCAGCGGCGATGCATTGGGCGGTGGTCTGAAATTGTTCATGCTCGGCCTTGGCATGGGTGCACCGCTGTTGCTGGTTGCCACTGGTGGCGCCGCTTGGCTGCCGAGAAGCGGACCCTGGCTGATCTATGTGAAAAACGCGATTGGCGTTTTATTGCTGGGGCTGGCGATCGGTCTGCTCAGTCGAGTACTGCCGGGCCAGATCACGTTGCTGCTGATCGGCTTGTTGGCCGGTGGCGTCGGGTTGTTCATGGGTGCGCTGGAGTTCGTCTACAAACCGCCGAGAAAACGCCTGGGCCAGTTGCTGGGAATGTTCCTGCTGTTTTATGCGCTGGCGTGTTGGTATGGAGCGTTCAGCGGCCAGACCGATCCGCTCAATCCAATTGGCCAGCCGCGCACGGTTGCCGGCAATGAGCAACCGCAAAACACCAGCGCATGGCAAACCGTCAGCACCCCGGCAGACCTGGACCGCGTCCTCGCCGAAGCCAAATCATCGGGCACCCCGCTGCTGCTCGACTGGTACGCCGACTGGTGCATCAGTTGCAAAGTCATCGAACATAAGGTGCTCAACGACGCCACGGTCGTCGAACGCCTCAAAGGCTATCGACTGATCCGCTTCGACATCACTGCCAGCAACGCCGAGCAACGCGCCCTGCTCGACCGCTACAAACTGTTCGGCCCGCCAGCGCTGATGTTTTTCGGCAAGGACGGCGTCGAACACGCCGATGTGCGAGTGATCGGCGAGATCAACGCCACCGACTTCGCCGAACGTGTTGCGAAAGCAAATGACCGGATTTAA
- the aroQ gene encoding type II 3-dehydroquinate dehydratase, with amino-acid sequence MATLLVLHGPNLNMLGTREPGTYGATTLAQINQDLERRAREAGHHLLHLQSNAEYELIDRIHAARSEGVDFILINPAAFTHTSVALRDALLAVSIPFIEVHLSNVHKREPFRHHSYFSDVAVGVICGLGASGYRLALEAALELLERQATA; translated from the coding sequence ATGGCGACGCTACTGGTTCTGCACGGACCCAACCTGAACATGCTCGGCACCCGTGAACCGGGCACCTACGGCGCCACGACACTGGCGCAGATCAACCAGGACCTGGAACGCCGTGCCCGTGAAGCCGGCCACCATTTGCTGCACCTGCAAAGCAACGCCGAGTACGAATTGATCGACCGCATCCACGCTGCCCGCAGCGAAGGTGTGGACTTCATTCTGATCAACCCAGCAGCTTTTACGCACACAAGTGTCGCATTACGTGACGCGCTGCTGGCGGTGAGCATCCCATTCATCGAAGTGCATTTGTCTAACGTGCACAAACGCGAACCTTTCCGCCATCACTCTTACTTCTCCGACGTAGCGGTGGGAGTGATCTGCGGCCTTGGCGCCAGCGGTTATCGACTGGCCCTGGAGGCCGCACTAGAGCTGCTTGAAAGACAGGCAACGGCTTGA
- the accB gene encoding acetyl-CoA carboxylase biotin carboxyl carrier protein: protein MDIRKVKKLIELLEESGIDELEIKEGEESVRISRHSKTPAQQYYAPAPMHAPAPAPVAAAPVAAAAPAAPAAPVLNGNVARSPMVGTFYRKSSPSSPSFVEVGQTVKKGDTLCIVEAMKMMNHIEAESSGVIESILVEDGQPVEYDQPLFTIV, encoded by the coding sequence ATGGATATCCGTAAAGTTAAGAAACTGATCGAACTGCTGGAAGAGTCCGGCATCGACGAGCTCGAGATCAAGGAAGGCGAAGAGTCCGTACGCATCAGCCGTCACAGCAAGACCCCGGCTCAGCAGTACTACGCACCGGCTCCAATGCATGCTCCGGCGCCTGCGCCTGTTGCTGCTGCCCCGGTTGCTGCCGCCGCACCTGCTGCTCCGGCCGCGCCAGTTCTGAACGGTAACGTTGCCCGTTCGCCTATGGTCGGCACCTTCTATCGCAAATCTTCGCCATCCTCGCCGTCCTTCGTTGAAGTCGGCCAGACCGTGAAGAAAGGCGACACCCTGTGCATCGTCGAAGCCATGAAGATGATGAACCACATCGAAGCTGAAAGCAGCGGTGTGATCGAATCTATCCTCGTCGAAGACGGCCAGCCGGTTGAGTACGACCAACCGCTGTTCACCATCGTTTGA
- the accC gene encoding acetyl-CoA carboxylase biotin carboxylase subunit, whose product MTAKLEKVLIANRGEIALRILRACKEMGIKTVAVYSKADKELMHLGLADESVCIGPASAAHSYLHIPAIIAAAEVTGATAIHPGYGFLAENADFAEQVENSGFAFIGPKADTIRLMGDKVSAKHAMIAAGVPTVPGSDGPLPEDEETALRIGREVGYPVIIKAAGGGGGRGMRVVHKEEDLISFAKLTRTEAGAAFGNPMVYLEKFLTNPRHVEVQVLSDGQGHAIHLGDRDCSLQRRHQKVLEEAPAPGIDEKARAEVLARCVKACIDINYRGAGTFEFLYENGAFYFIEMNTRVQVEHPVSEMVTGIDIVKEMLSIAAGNKLSYTQEDVVIRGHALECRINAEDPKTFMPSPGTVKHFHAPGGNGVRVDSHLYSGYAVPPNYDSLIGKLITYGATRDEALARMRNALDEIVVDGIKTNIPLHRDLVRDEGFCKGGINIHYLEHKLAGEKH is encoded by the coding sequence ATGACTGCGAAGTTGGAAAAAGTTCTGATCGCCAACCGCGGTGAGATCGCCCTGCGGATCCTGCGTGCCTGCAAAGAGATGGGCATCAAGACTGTCGCCGTTTACTCCAAGGCCGACAAAGAGCTGATGCACCTGGGTCTGGCAGACGAATCCGTCTGCATCGGCCCGGCCTCGGCCGCGCATTCTTACCTGCACATCCCGGCAATCATCGCCGCGGCTGAAGTGACCGGCGCTACCGCCATTCACCCAGGCTACGGTTTCCTTGCGGAAAACGCTGATTTCGCTGAACAGGTCGAGAACTCCGGCTTCGCGTTCATTGGCCCGAAAGCCGACACCATTCGCCTGATGGGCGACAAGGTATCGGCCAAGCACGCCATGATCGCTGCGGGCGTTCCAACCGTTCCGGGTTCCGACGGCCCACTGCCTGAGGACGAAGAAACCGCTCTGCGCATCGGTCGCGAAGTCGGTTACCCAGTGATCATCAAAGCCGCTGGCGGCGGCGGTGGTCGCGGCATGCGCGTTGTGCATAAAGAAGAAGACCTGATCTCCTTCGCCAAACTGACCCGCACCGAAGCAGGCGCGGCGTTCGGCAACCCGATGGTCTATCTGGAAAAATTCCTGACCAACCCACGCCACGTGGAAGTTCAGGTACTTTCCGACGGCCAGGGCCACGCCATCCATCTGGGCGACCGCGATTGCTCGCTGCAACGTCGTCACCAGAAGGTGCTCGAAGAAGCGCCGGCACCGGGCATCGACGAGAAAGCACGCGCAGAAGTCCTCGCACGCTGCGTCAAGGCTTGCATCGATATCAACTACCGTGGCGCGGGCACTTTCGAGTTCCTGTACGAGAACGGCGCGTTCTATTTCATCGAAATGAACACCCGCGTTCAGGTTGAGCACCCGGTATCGGAAATGGTCACCGGCATCGACATCGTCAAGGAGATGCTCAGCATCGCCGCTGGCAACAAGCTGTCGTACACCCAGGAAGACGTGGTTATCCGCGGTCATGCACTGGAATGCCGAATCAACGCCGAAGACCCGAAAACCTTCATGCCGAGCCCAGGTACGGTCAAGCATTTCCACGCACCAGGCGGCAACGGCGTTCGCGTCGATTCGCACCTGTACAGTGGCTATGCCGTTCCGCCGAACTACGATTCGTTGATCGGCAAGCTGATCACCTACGGCGCAACCCGTGACGAAGCGTTGGCGCGCATGCGCAATGCGCTGGACGAAATCGTTGTCGACGGGATCAAGACCAACATCCCGCTGCACCGCGACCTGGTCCGTGATGAAGGCTTCTGCAAAGGTGGAATCAACATCCACTACCTGGAACACAAGCTGGCTGGCGAAAAGCACTAA
- a CDS encoding helix-turn-helix domain-containing protein encodes MPEKLPINLNDLLRQRTVEGERIEYKSGWNPDPIIRTLCAFANDFENLGGGYVVIGQDCDANGQPIFPPQGLSDQVLDKIQLELLAACQSIQPAYFPVLSMEEVEGRKLIVLWAPGGQNRPYKAPAAVTAKHRSLHYYIRRYSSTVEAKGETEQELLSLAAKVPFDDRFNLGARVSDLSKPLMQSFLQEVGSALAEDAAVLSTEALGRQMNVVGGPTESPWPKNAGLMFFSPVPERFFPGTQIDVLWFPEGCWR; translated from the coding sequence ATGCCTGAAAAATTGCCCATCAATCTCAACGATCTATTGCGCCAGCGGACAGTCGAGGGTGAGCGAATCGAATACAAATCAGGTTGGAATCCTGATCCGATCATTCGCACGCTCTGCGCTTTCGCCAACGACTTCGAAAACCTGGGCGGTGGTTACGTTGTGATTGGGCAGGATTGCGATGCCAATGGTCAGCCGATCTTTCCTCCACAGGGGCTTTCCGATCAGGTGCTCGATAAGATCCAGCTCGAACTGCTAGCGGCTTGCCAATCAATTCAGCCTGCTTACTTTCCAGTGTTGAGTATGGAAGAGGTCGAGGGTCGCAAGTTAATCGTGCTATGGGCGCCCGGCGGGCAAAATCGCCCCTATAAAGCTCCGGCCGCTGTGACAGCCAAACACAGAAGTTTGCATTACTACATCCGTCGCTACAGCAGCACGGTGGAAGCCAAGGGCGAAACCGAACAAGAACTCTTGAGCCTTGCTGCCAAGGTGCCTTTTGATGATCGCTTCAATCTGGGCGCTCGTGTCAGTGATCTGTCCAAACCTCTAATGCAAAGCTTTCTGCAAGAAGTGGGCAGTGCCTTGGCCGAGGATGCAGCAGTTCTGTCTACCGAAGCGCTAGGGCGACAAATGAACGTCGTGGGAGGCCCGACCGAGTCGCCATGGCCTAAAAATGCAGGCCTGATGTTCTTTAGCCCAGTCCCAGAGCGATTCTTCCCCGGCACACAGATTGATGTTCTGTGGTTTCCGGAGGGGTGCTGGCGGTGA
- a CDS encoding Fic family protein: MFCGFRRGAGGDRFDEKIFKGPLATITRESLAYIQRNYLHETVIKHADRAEATRIWNFPFAAIEEALVNAVYHRSYEEREPIEVRISQEELVILSFPGPDRSIRMEDLRIGRAVSRRYRNRRIGEFLKELSLTEGRSTGIPKILKVMAVNGSPAPLFETDDDRISYVVRLPAHPQSQRADATTMEVNMEVSMEVASVLRAIEGNMSRLELQTRMGLKNADYFRKAYILPAMAAGVLEMTLPERPNSRLQRYRLTNKGLQWLTANNAGHQH, translated from the coding sequence ATGTTCTGTGGTTTCCGGAGGGGTGCTGGCGGTGATCGCTTTGACGAAAAGATCTTCAAGGGGCCACTGGCAACCATAACCCGCGAATCACTGGCCTATATCCAGCGCAACTACCTGCATGAAACAGTGATCAAACACGCAGACCGCGCCGAAGCTACAAGGATCTGGAATTTCCCCTTCGCAGCAATTGAAGAGGCGCTGGTCAATGCCGTTTATCACCGGTCCTATGAAGAACGCGAACCGATTGAGGTCCGCATCAGCCAGGAAGAATTGGTGATTCTGAGCTTCCCGGGGCCAGACCGCTCGATTCGAATGGAGGACCTGCGAATAGGTCGCGCCGTGAGCCGCCGCTACCGTAACCGGCGAATTGGTGAGTTCCTGAAAGAACTGAGTCTGACCGAAGGCCGCTCGACAGGCATCCCGAAAATTCTCAAGGTCATGGCGGTCAATGGCTCACCTGCGCCACTATTTGAAACCGACGATGATCGGATTTCGTATGTCGTACGGCTTCCAGCGCACCCTCAGTCACAGAGAGCAGATGCAACAACCATGGAAGTCAACATGGAAGTCAGCATGGAAGTCGCTTCGGTGCTAAGAGCCATTGAAGGCAACATGAGCAGGCTGGAACTTCAAACCAGAATGGGCCTGAAAAACGCTGACTACTTCCGCAAGGCTTACATACTGCCAGCCATGGCCGCCGGGGTGCTTGAAATGACGCTGCCTGAACGCCCCAACAGCCGCCTGCAACGCTATCGTCTGACAAACAAAGGCCTGCAATGGCTCACAGCCAATAATGCAGGGCATCAGCATTAA
- the prmA gene encoding 50S ribosomal protein L11 methyltransferase — translation MPWLQVRLAISPEQAETFEDAFLEVGAVSVTFMDAEDQPIFEPELNTTPLWSHTHLLALFEGGTEAATVLAHLELLTGSPLPEHHSEVIEDQDWERSWMDGFQPMRFGQRLWIVPSWHAAPEPDAVNLLLDPGLAFGTGTHPTTALCLEWLDGQDLKDCNVLDFGCGSGILAIAALLLGAKEAVGTDIDVQALEASRDNAGRNNIAEALFPLYLPEDLPQVQADVLVANILAGPLVSLAPQLSSLVKSGGRLALSGILAEQGEDVAKAYAQDFDLDPIANRDGWVRITGRRR, via the coding sequence ATGCCTTGGCTGCAAGTCCGTCTCGCCATCAGCCCAGAACAAGCCGAAACCTTCGAAGACGCTTTCCTTGAAGTGGGCGCCGTATCGGTGACGTTCATGGACGCCGAAGATCAGCCGATCTTCGAGCCGGAACTCAACACCACGCCGCTGTGGTCGCACACGCACCTGCTGGCCCTGTTCGAAGGTGGCACCGAAGCCGCCACCGTGCTGGCCCACCTTGAGTTGCTGACCGGCAGTCCGCTGCCCGAACATCACAGCGAAGTCATCGAAGACCAGGATTGGGAACGCAGTTGGATGGACGGCTTCCAGCCGATGCGTTTCGGCCAGCGCCTGTGGATCGTTCCGAGCTGGCACGCCGCACCCGAGCCTGACGCCGTCAACCTGCTGCTGGACCCGGGCCTGGCGTTTGGCACTGGCACACACCCGACTACCGCGCTGTGCCTGGAATGGCTCGACGGCCAGGACCTGAAAGACTGCAACGTATTGGACTTCGGCTGCGGCTCGGGGATTCTGGCGATTGCCGCCCTGTTGCTGGGTGCCAAGGAAGCCGTCGGTACCGATATCGACGTGCAAGCCCTGGAAGCTTCTCGCGACAATGCCGGGCGCAACAACATTGCCGAAGCACTCTTCCCACTGTATCTGCCGGAAGATCTGCCGCAGGTTCAGGCCGACGTGCTGGTGGCCAACATTCTTGCCGGCCCGCTGGTTTCCCTGGCGCCGCAATTGTCCAGCCTGGTCAAATCCGGTGGTCGTCTGGCGCTGTCGGGCATCCTCGCCGAGCAAGGTGAAGACGTCGCCAAAGCCTACGCCCAGGACTTCGATCTGGACCCGATCGCCAATCGCGATGGCTGGGTGCGCATCACTGGCCGTCGGCGCTAG
- a CDS encoding DUF3426 domain-containing protein, whose product MTDSFVTQCPHCQTSFRVSHAQLSVARGVVRCGSCLQVFNAAKQLLEQRAGKDAITPAAPAIVEPPEPRAISQKQWTAAELDLDSLDLDEELARLEQREIQPTTDFGRQREDNLSASRDTVEHEEAPWPDSLFSESAADRAQTTEADLPELELDPSKYSRTEPSLSLEPVELDDESLPPQLRLHDPLDAPMHHERLSATDDIDDDLPSIEPVRKKREPAVRAEALQDLTDDPLQLDWQKRRSPWGRRFFWLLLILLGAAALAGQYIAYHFEELARQDQYRPWFQQLCPQIGCTVPSKVDIAKIKSSNLVVRSHPDFNGALVVDAIIYNRAPFSQPFPLLELRFADLNGHLIASRRFKPGEYLNGDLEGMAEMPPQTPIHIALDILDPGSKAVNYSLSFHSPE is encoded by the coding sequence ATGACCGACAGCTTCGTCACCCAGTGCCCGCATTGCCAAACCAGCTTCCGTGTCAGCCATGCTCAATTGAGCGTGGCCCGCGGAGTGGTTCGTTGCGGCTCGTGTTTGCAGGTGTTCAACGCCGCCAAGCAGCTACTTGAGCAACGGGCCGGCAAGGACGCGATCACGCCGGCTGCCCCGGCCATCGTCGAACCGCCGGAGCCGCGAGCCATCAGTCAAAAGCAATGGACCGCCGCCGAGCTGGATCTGGACAGTCTGGACCTGGACGAAGAGCTCGCTCGCCTCGAACAACGGGAGATCCAGCCGACCACGGATTTCGGCCGACAGCGCGAAGACAACCTGAGTGCCAGCCGGGATACCGTCGAGCACGAAGAAGCGCCGTGGCCCGACAGCCTGTTCAGCGAATCGGCTGCCGATCGTGCGCAGACCACCGAAGCCGACTTGCCAGAGCTGGAACTCGATCCGAGCAAATACTCGCGCACCGAACCTTCACTGTCCCTGGAACCGGTGGAACTGGACGACGAGTCTCTGCCGCCACAGCTGCGCCTGCACGACCCACTCGACGCACCGATGCATCACGAACGCCTGTCGGCGACCGATGATATCGACGACGATCTGCCCTCGATCGAACCTGTGCGCAAAAAGCGTGAGCCGGCTGTCCGCGCTGAAGCTCTGCAAGACCTGACCGATGACCCACTGCAACTGGACTGGCAAAAACGCCGTTCACCCTGGGGCCGCCGATTTTTCTGGCTGCTGTTGATCCTGCTCGGCGCCGCCGCGCTCGCCGGCCAGTACATCGCCTACCATTTCGAGGAGCTGGCGCGTCAGGACCAGTACCGTCCGTGGTTCCAGCAACTGTGCCCGCAAATCGGCTGCACCGTGCCATCCAAAGTCGACATCGCCAAAATCAAAAGCAGCAACCTGGTGGTCCGCAGCCACCCGGACTTCAACGGTGCACTGGTGGTCGACGCGATCATCTACAACCGCGCGCCCTTCTCCCAGCCGTTCCCGCTGCTGGAGTTGCGGTTTGCCGACCTCAACGGCCACCTGATCGCCAGCCGTCGCTTCAAGCCCGGCGAGTACCTCAACGGCGATCTCGAAGGGATGGCGGAAATGCCTCCGCAAACGCCGATCCACATCGCACTGGATATCCTCGATCCAGGCTCCAAAGCGGTGAATTACAGCCTGAGCTTCCATTCGCCCGAGTGA
- the dusB gene encoding tRNA dihydrouridine synthase DusB, whose amino-acid sequence MSAVRIGPYTLHNGLILAPMAGVTDQPFRQLCKRLGAGLVVSEMVTSDMSLWNTRKSRMRMIHEGDPEPRSVQIAGGDAQMLADAARANVELGAQIIDINMGCPAKKVCNKAAGSALLKDEALVTEILQAVVAAVDVPVTLKIRTGWDRDNKNGLTVAKIAEQAGITALAVHGRTRADLYTGEAEYDTIAAIKQAVSIPVFANGDIDSPEKARYVLDATGADGLLVGRAAQGRPWIFREIDHFLRTGEKLPALELIEVERILLEHLAALHVFYGDVMGVRIARKHVGWYLATLPGAREFRAHFNRLEDTEAQCANVQGFFAERYKSLTGDGDEVAA is encoded by the coding sequence ATGTCGGCGGTACGCATCGGTCCTTACACATTGCACAACGGCTTGATTCTCGCCCCGATGGCGGGGGTCACAGACCAACCCTTTCGTCAGCTGTGCAAGCGACTGGGCGCAGGACTTGTAGTCTCGGAAATGGTCACCAGCGACATGAGCTTGTGGAACACCCGCAAATCGCGGATGCGCATGATCCACGAAGGTGATCCCGAGCCCCGCTCGGTACAGATCGCCGGTGGTGATGCACAGATGCTGGCGGATGCGGCCCGGGCCAACGTTGAACTGGGCGCACAGATTATTGATATCAACATGGGCTGTCCGGCGAAAAAGGTCTGCAACAAGGCCGCCGGGTCCGCGCTGTTGAAGGATGAAGCACTGGTGACCGAGATCCTGCAGGCCGTAGTGGCTGCGGTTGATGTGCCGGTCACCCTGAAGATCCGCACCGGCTGGGACCGGGACAACAAGAACGGCCTGACCGTGGCGAAGATCGCCGAGCAGGCAGGCATTACGGCGTTGGCGGTCCATGGCCGCACCCGTGCCGATCTGTACACCGGCGAAGCCGAGTACGACACCATTGCCGCAATCAAGCAGGCCGTGTCGATTCCGGTCTTTGCCAACGGCGATATCGATTCGCCAGAGAAGGCCCGGTACGTGCTCGATGCGACCGGTGCCGATGGCCTGCTGGTAGGCCGGGCCGCCCAGGGGCGGCCATGGATTTTTCGTGAGATCGATCACTTTCTGCGTACCGGCGAGAAACTCCCGGCACTGGAACTGATCGAGGTGGAACGCATTCTGCTAGAGCATCTGGCTGCGCTGCACGTCTTCTATGGAGACGTCATGGGCGTACGCATTGCTCGAAAGCATGTGGGCTGGTATCTCGCAACCTTGCCGGGCGCCAGGGAGTTTCGCGCCCACTTCAATCGTTTGGAAGATACGGAAGCACAATGCGCCAACGTTCAGGG